A segment of the Candidatus Protochlamydia naegleriophila genome:
AAGCCCTCAAGCGATAAGCGCTTGATTCCCTCTACGACCCCGACTGTCGAAACAGTGATGCGTCGTTGCGAAATATTGCAGAAATCGGGATGACTTAAAATGCGAATCGATGCAACGACAGACTCATAATTTTTTAGCGGCTCACCCATTCCCATGTAAACAACATGCGAAACCTTCTCCCCTTTAGACGCAAGCCACTTATTGATTTGCAGAATTTGTTCAACAATTTCAGTGGGTCTAAGATTTCTAAAAAAGCCTTGCTGCCCAGAAGCACAAAATGCACAACGCGCAGGACACCCTACTTGCGAAGAGACACAAACGGTTCTTCTCGGACCCGATAAAATTAAAACAGATTCGACTAAACTTCCATCACGCAATCGCCACAAAAATTTAACTGTTTCTTGATCGCACGACTCGGTAAAACGAACCAACTCTAAAACTGGCAAACGAATATGCTTCGCGAGCTTTTCTCTCAAATCGCGACTCAAATTGGACATCTCATCCCAAGATAAAACCCCTTTCTGATAAATCCAATCCAAAATCTGCTTAGCGTGAAACTCTTTCTCGCCTTGAGCCTTTAACCATTGAGCCCAACCTTGATGATCTAAATCTGCATAATCCATAAAAAAGCCATTTTGATAAAAATTTTAATTTATTATAGGCTATTTAAACATATAAAGCCAGGTCTTTGCACGATTCAGTTTTTTTATTTAGTTTAAAAATTCAGGCTTCAAAATTATTTTCATTAAACAACGCACTCTAATTACAAAAGGCAACTAGTAAGAGAGAAGCTACCCCATAATCAACACCCTCTAACTCATTCAGTGGGGGAGGAGAAAAGAGCCAGTAAAAAAACTGCTTTAACTCGCATAGCCAGAGCATATAATAACTCTGCTTGGCTTTCAGCCTTTTCTCTGTTTCAGCTTATCGTTGGTCCAAATTGAGGCGTATTTTACGTGTTTTAACCGTTGCCCGATCGTACTACCAGCAACCCATTCGCCCACATAGGTTTCTTCATCGTGAAAAACAAGCATTCCTTTTCCCTCTGCGACGTCATCCTTTCATTCAACCTTGCAGACCTTACCATCGACGTACGACATCTTTTCCACTTCCATGCCCTTGGTTATCTTTAAATTCACCCTCGTATTCGTCTCCATTAGCATAAAGAAACCACCCATCTCCCTCCGCCCATTTATGGACTCTCCTTCATGCAGACCATCTTCATCATTACAGCTTGCGAAGCAGGCAAGGAAACAGGATCCGAAGAAGAAAATCTGAAGGCTCGTGAGAAGGGGTTATATTATTCATACACCTTCCTTTAATTAATCTATCAACAAAAACATTTATTTAATGATAAAAAAGCGCATTTAAAATAATAAATCAAATTATTTATTTACAAAAAAACTAAATCAACATTTCGTTTGCATTGGACATAGGAAGAATAAAGTAAGCTTTGATAAAGAAAGTGATAAACTCTTGCAAAGCGATAGAAATAGCGGGAGTTATTTACCGAGAAAAGCGACGCGAATGCGCCGAAGCCACAATTTTAAGAAGCGCCGCACATCTTTTTGGCGATAAAGCCATTTGAGCGTAGTCAATGTCCCAAAGTAGCGATGAAGAGTTTTACCTGTTTCCCAAAAATGTTGGATAACCATAGGGCCGGTTACCCAGCGCAAATCATAATCAACAAAAGCCCGCCGAATCGGTAAGCAACGCCCGGTCGATTGCAGGCAAAAGCGGCACATGAAATCAAATGCCGCACGCATTTGAAAATCTGTGCGAAAAATCCCGATTTCACCAAAAAGTTCTTTTCTAAACCAGCATCCTTGCAAGCCAGTTGGTTGCTGTCCTCTTTTCAATAGATCAGTAGTCAATGAGCGAAATAAAAATTTCAACTCCGACCTTCCATCTCTCAAAAGTGTTCCACAGTAGACAATTTCCGGACTGTCATGGCTGCGCGCAGCTTGCATCATATCCAACAAAGTATGATGGTGGATGTAGAAATCACCTGGAAAAATGATGTTGATGTAGTCACCCTGCGCCATCAAAATGCCTTGGTTAATCATCTGATAGAGACGATAAGCAGGGACTGAACTCAAGGTGATGGATTTTTCATAGCTATACAAAATTTCGAGAGTTCGATCGGTAGAGCCGGCATCGATGGCCAAAATTTCAAGTTTCGGATAATTTTGCTGGAGGAGGCTTTCGATCGTTACGGCTAAATTTTGCGAGCAGTTAAACGTTGGAATAATCACCGTGACAGATGGAAGAGAATACACCTCCATCTCGGCTGGATCACTCAAGTTCAAGGACAAAGGCGTTTGCTCGCTCATATTTACATGTCAAATTATAAAATTCTTAAGGCGCTTATCATTTCCCAACTCTTGCAAGTTTGCAAGAGATTTCCAGGGAAAAATCTAAAAGCGAGGGTTTTGGGAAGTTCCACCTATTTTCTCTTATTCGGTCTATAACTACCTTTCTCTCATTGAGATAAAATCGGCTGCCTAGTAAACTTTTCTCGTACATAAAATACCGCTTATACGCACAGCATTTGAAGTTTTTAACGCCAGCGCCAATTCAACAATCATCCTCACACATTATTTAGATGCTTTGTGTATAATCCCAAGCTTATCGATAAATAGGGCATGCATATGTTAACATTTCAGCAATTTTTGAGTACTTTAACGTCATTTTGGGAAAAACAGGGGTGTATTATCCATCAAGGCTACGATGTAGAAGTCGGCGCCGGAACCTTTAACCCAGCCACATTCTTGCGCTGTTTAGGGCCAGAGCCTTACCGAGCAGCCTACATCGAACCTTGCAGACGTCCAACTGATGGCCGCTATGGAACGAATCCAAACCGCTTACAGCATTATTTTCAATACCAGGTTATTTTAAAACCTTCTCCACTCAACATTCAAGATCTCTATTTGCAGTCACTAGAAGCCTTGGGATTCAATTTAAAAGAACATGACATCCGCTTCGTTCACGATGACTGGGAATCTCCAACTTTAGGAGCCTGGGGCTTGGGCTGGGAAGTGTGGATGGATGGAATGGAAATCACGCAATTCACCTATTTTCAAGCCGTGGGCGGTGTAGAACTCAAGCCCATTACAGGTGAAATCACCTATGGGATCGAACGCCTGGCCATGTATCTTCAAAAGGTCAATAGCATTTTTGACTTAAAATGGAATGATCATCTG
Coding sequences within it:
- the rlmN gene encoding 23S rRNA (adenine(2503)-C(2))-methyltransferase RlmN, giving the protein MDYADLDHQGWAQWLKAQGEKEFHAKQILDWIYQKGVLSWDEMSNLSRDLREKLAKHIRLPVLELVRFTESCDQETVKFLWRLRDGSLVESVLILSGPRRTVCVSSQVGCPARCAFCASGQQGFFRNLRPTEIVEQILQINKWLASKGEKVSHVVYMGMGEPLKNYESVVASIRILSHPDFCNISQRRITVSTVGVVEGIKRLSLEGLKVNLVLSLHAPNQHIRKKIIPYARKYPLEDILAAMDEYAQKTKRDITFEYTLLAGINDHPDHAHELAHLLKGKQCTVNLIPYNPVPGLRLKRPEKKVIKQFRSVLFGSHIVNTCRYTKGDDIGAACGQLALQEKQAKSGLPMLAENE
- a CDS encoding glycosyltransferase — translated: MSEQTPLSLNLSDPAEMEVYSLPSVTVIIPTFNCSQNLAVTIESLLQQNYPKLEILAIDAGSTDRTLEILYSYEKSITLSSVPAYRLYQMINQGILMAQGDYINIIFPGDFYIHHHTLLDMMQAARSHDSPEIVYCGTLLRDGRSELKFLFRSLTTDLLKRGQQPTGLQGCWFRKELFGEIGIFRTDFQMRAAFDFMCRFCLQSTGRCLPIRRAFVDYDLRWVTGPMVIQHFWETGKTLHRYFGTLTTLKWLYRQKDVRRFLKLWLRRIRVAFLGK